Genomic DNA from Polyangiaceae bacterium:
TCCTTGGTGAGCGTGAGGTGGGCGTGGTCTTGCGGGATCTTCGGGTTGTTGCAGCCGACGACGCCCACGGCGCCGCGCACCTTGCCGGCCTTGATGGCGTCGATCAGCGGCCCCGGCGTGCCACCGAGGGCCGACACGATGGCCTCCACCGAGAAGCCCGCCATCATCTCCACCGGCTCCACCGGGATGCGCACACGGGATGGATTCCGGTTCTCGTAGGCTTCGATCCCGAGGCGCACGATCTCCTTGCCGATCTCGTAGCCCCGGTGCGGATCGAAGGAGATGTGCGTGGCGCCGGGGAACTTGGCCTTGTCCGCGGTGGAGATCACCCGCGTGTGGAAGCACTTCGCCACGTCCACCACGCTGGGCATGATGCACTGGTAGTCCACCACCATGGCGTCCAGGGCGCCCGTCACCATCACCAGCTCCTGCATCAGGTGGTTGCCCGCCATGGGCACGCCCTTGCGCATGGTGAGCTCGTTGCCGGTGCAGCACAGCCCCACCAGGTTGATGCCCTTGGCGCCCTTGGCGCGCGCCAGTTGGACCAGCTCCTGGTCTTCGGCGGCCTGCACGATCACGTCCGAGAGCAGTGGATTGTGCCCGTGCAGAGCGATGTTGACGTGATCTTCCCGCAGCGTGCCGAGGTTCACCTTGCTCATCACCGGCTGCGGCGTTCCGAACATCACATCGGAAAGCTCCGTGGCCACCATGGATCCGCCCCAACCGTCCGAAAGGCTGGTGCGCAGGCCGTGCAGCAGGATGTTCACGTAGTCGTTGTCGACCCCCATGTGGGTGCGGTGCAGCATCTCCACGTTCTCGCGATCGATGCCGCGGGGTGTGACGCCGAGCTTCTCCCACAGCGCGCGGCGCTGCTCCGGCAGGCGCCCGAGGAACGAGAGGCTCTCCTTGCGTGAGCCGAAGTCCTCGAACAGCGCCTGAGCCACGTCCTTGGCGATGTCCCGAAGCTCGCGGCCGTCGACCGCCACGCCGCACTCCGCCGCCAGCGCGCGGAGCTTCACGCCGTCGCGGAGCTCGTAGCCGGTGGTGCGACCTTCCGCGGTCTCCGCAAACACCTCCAACACGTCGCGCCCGTGGTCGGAGTGCGCCGAAGCTCCCGCTGCGATGGTGCGCCCGAGATTCCGCGCCACGATCACGTCGGCGTCCGCGCCGCACACACCCTTCTGCGGTCCTTCGCCGAAGGGATCCACGCGACAGGGTCCCATCACGCAGTTGCGGCAGCTCACGCCCATGGAGCAGTAGCCGCACTGCGGCTGTTGCGCTTCGAGGCGGTCCCACACGGTCTCGATGCCTTCTTCCCGCGCCCGCGCGATCATGGCCTGCGCATCCGCGGTTACGCTCAAGTGCTTGTCAGCGCGACGTCGAGTGGTCATGAGACATCCTCCGAAATCTTGGTCACTGCCTCGCCGAAGCTCCGCCAACC
This window encodes:
- the cooS gene encoding anaerobic carbon-monoxide dehydrogenase catalytic subunit — encoded protein: MTTRRRADKHLSVTADAQAMIARAREEGIETVWDRLEAQQPQCGYCSMGVSCRNCVMGPCRVDPFGEGPQKGVCGADADVIVARNLGRTIAAGASAHSDHGRDVLEVFAETAEGRTTGYELRDGVKLRALAAECGVAVDGRELRDIAKDVAQALFEDFGSRKESLSFLGRLPEQRRALWEKLGVTPRGIDRENVEMLHRTHMGVDNDYVNILLHGLRTSLSDGWGGSMVATELSDVMFGTPQPVMSKVNLGTLREDHVNIALHGHNPLLSDVIVQAAEDQELVQLARAKGAKGINLVGLCCTGNELTMRKGVPMAGNHLMQELVMVTGALDAMVVDYQCIMPSVVDVAKCFHTRVISTADKAKFPGATHISFDPHRGYEIGKEIVRLGIEAYENRNPSRVRIPVEPVEMMAGFSVEAIVSALGGTPGPLIDAIKAGKVRGAVGVVGCNNPKIPQDHAHLTLTKELIENDVLVLVTGCAAVANGKAGHMVPAAADMAGPGLSAVCHALGIPPVLHVGSCVDNTRILTLAAALANALGVDISQLPLAGAAPEWYSEKAVAIGAYVVASGIFTVLGVEPPIFGSKNVVSLLADGLDGVVGAKFAVEPDPEAASVMIRRHIEEKRKALGLPFVEPSTIQVKPKVKAAE